A DNA window from Candidatus Protochlamydia naegleriophila contains the following coding sequences:
- a CDS encoding ABC-F family ATP-binding cassette domain-containing protein: MITLSKISKSFGSRILFDDVTITFNAGNRYGLTGPNGAGKTTLLKIIMGMEEQTSGTVTLPDRVGILRQNIEAFKNEKVVDTVIMGNKRLWEALKERDSLYEVEMSDDVGMRLGELEGIVAEEDGYSAEANAEELLSGMGIPQEYFHETMHAIPTDIQFRVLLCQALFGEPQALLLDEPTNHLDLESIGWLEKFLHNYKGTMIVISHDRHFLNSVTTHIADIDYETIIIYPGNYDEMVVAKTSVRDRADADAKSKEKKIAQLREFVARFGAGTRASQVQSRLREIERLQPQDLKKSNIQRPYIRFIPSEKAPGKILLKVEEVSKGYEGENVIKNFSMELARGDKIGVIGNNGRGKTTLLKMLAQVLAPDSGLVELGHQALISYFPQDHTDTVEKKGSKTAFDWLKERRPGIYDQDIRSVMGKLLFGGDDAFKPVATLSGGETARLILAGMLLSEHNLIILDEPNNHLDLEAVSALGWGLAEYKGTVVVASHDRDLISTVANKIIAFEADGIHFFEGNLEEYLARKNS; the protein is encoded by the coding sequence ATGATTACTCTTTCTAAAATTTCAAAAAGCTTTGGCAGTCGCATTCTTTTTGATGATGTTACGATTACATTTAACGCAGGCAATCGCTATGGTTTAACAGGACCTAATGGTGCCGGAAAGACGACACTTCTGAAAATTATTATGGGAATGGAAGAGCAGACCTCGGGAACTGTGACATTACCTGATCGCGTCGGTATTTTGCGTCAGAACATTGAAGCATTTAAAAATGAGAAAGTTGTCGATACAGTCATCATGGGTAATAAACGCCTGTGGGAAGCGCTTAAAGAACGCGATAGCTTATATGAAGTTGAAATGTCTGATGATGTAGGCATGCGTTTAGGAGAATTAGAAGGCATTGTCGCTGAGGAAGATGGCTATTCTGCCGAAGCGAATGCAGAAGAGCTATTGTCTGGTATGGGTATTCCTCAAGAGTATTTCCATGAAACAATGCACGCTATACCGACTGATATTCAATTCCGCGTCTTACTCTGCCAAGCGTTATTTGGAGAGCCGCAAGCCCTTCTTTTGGACGAACCAACCAACCACCTCGACTTAGAATCTATCGGCTGGCTGGAGAAATTCCTCCACAATTACAAAGGGACCATGATCGTCATAAGCCACGACCGCCACTTCCTGAACTCTGTGACAACTCATATTGCCGACATCGATTACGAAACCATCATCATTTATCCAGGTAATTACGACGAAATGGTTGTTGCTAAAACATCGGTGCGTGACAGAGCCGATGCTGATGCGAAGTCAAAAGAGAAGAAAATTGCGCAGCTGCGTGAATTTGTAGCTCGCTTTGGAGCGGGAACCCGCGCAAGCCAAGTGCAATCACGCTTGAGAGAAATTGAGCGTTTGCAGCCGCAAGACCTCAAAAAGTCGAACATTCAGCGTCCCTATATTCGCTTCATCCCAAGCGAAAAAGCGCCAGGTAAAATCTTACTAAAGGTCGAAGAGGTCAGCAAAGGCTACGAAGGCGAGAATGTCATCAAAAATTTCTCCATGGAATTGGCAAGAGGCGATAAAATAGGCGTCATCGGAAATAACGGCCGCGGCAAGACAACCCTCTTAAAAATGTTAGCGCAAGTCCTAGCTCCGGATTCTGGGCTCGTTGAACTTGGCCACCAGGCACTCATCAGCTATTTTCCGCAAGATCATACCGATACCGTTGAGAAAAAAGGATCAAAAACTGCTTTCGATTGGCTAAAAGAGCGCCGTCCCGGCATTTATGACCAAGATATTCGCAGCGTCATGGGCAAACTCCTATTTGGCGGTGATGATGCCTTTAAACCTGTAGCAACTCTGTCAGGTGGCGAAACGGCAAGACTAATTTTAGCTGGAATGCTGCTGTCTGAGCATAATTTAATTATTTTAGACGAGCCAAACAATCACCTAGATCTCGAAGCCGTATCAGCTCTCGGATGGGGTCTGGCAGAATACAAAGGAACAGTCGTCGTAGCTAGCCACGACCGCGATCTCATTTCAACAGTTGCCAATAAGATTATTGCCTTCGAAGCCGATGGCATTCATTTCTTTGAAGGGAATTTGGAAGAGTATTTAGCTCGCAAAAATTCCTAG
- a CDS encoding TrmH family RNA methyltransferase — protein sequence MHDFTQRKFLSFPLERQHKKCAEIVRSLYELGLQGGSIQEGLAAYNQLLNWMCLPPLNELSAKTLANCYHCHLKQARVFKKEHDFLPTVKTNDRPQGEEVWPIAIYLDQLRSAHNVGSIIRTVEAFALGSLYFSSQTPFTNNKQVQDVSMGTHQWVTCHQNIELEALRRPIIALETSDEAISLNEFIFPATFTLVVGNEEYGCSDTTLALADYLIEIPLRGRKNSLNVANAFAIAASEINRQKRFKQ from the coding sequence ATGCATGATTTTACGCAAAGAAAATTCTTAAGCTTTCCTTTAGAAAGACAGCACAAGAAATGCGCCGAAATCGTTCGCAGCTTGTATGAACTAGGTCTTCAAGGCGGCTCAATCCAAGAAGGATTAGCCGCCTATAATCAATTACTGAATTGGATGTGCCTACCTCCTTTAAACGAACTATCGGCCAAAACACTTGCCAATTGCTACCACTGCCATCTCAAGCAAGCCAGGGTTTTTAAAAAAGAGCACGACTTCTTGCCCACCGTGAAAACAAATGATCGGCCGCAAGGAGAAGAGGTATGGCCCATTGCCATTTACCTGGATCAGCTGCGATCAGCACACAATGTCGGTAGCATCATTCGGACAGTAGAGGCTTTTGCATTGGGCAGTTTATATTTTTCTTCGCAAACACCTTTCACCAACAACAAGCAGGTGCAAGATGTCTCCATGGGGACCCACCAATGGGTAACATGCCATCAAAACATCGAACTAGAGGCCTTAAGGCGCCCCATCATTGCTCTAGAAACGTCTGATGAAGCCATTTCACTGAACGAGTTTATTTTCCCAGCAACTTTTACTCTAGTCGTTGGCAATGAAGAATATGGTTGCTCAGATACAACCTTAGCCTTGGCTGATTATCTGATAGAAATTCCATTGAGAGGAAGAAAAAATTCCTTGAATGTGGCCAACGCCTTTGCAATCGCGGCCAGCGAAATTAATAGGCAAAAAAGATTTAAGCAGTAG
- the folE gene encoding GTP cyclohydrolase I FolE produces the protein MTKKTTQSKAPSKKKAPSPAVTNFPSPIRKPKKQLTNEEKIDLIADRFKDILETLGLDIEDDSLTRTPYRIAKMYVEEVFSGLDEKNFPSISFFKDELHHEHKANMVFVKVGFTSFCEHHFVPMTGFAYVAYVPESELIGLSKIPRIVRYFARRPQVQERLTAQIADSLALLLNTDNVAVSITARHSCVIARGIQDECSHTITNVLRGQFGINANLRREFFEGINRRDLD, from the coding sequence ATGACAAAAAAAACAACGCAAAGTAAAGCACCGAGCAAGAAGAAAGCCCCCTCACCTGCTGTCACGAATTTTCCCTCGCCTATCCGCAAACCAAAAAAACAGCTAACGAACGAAGAAAAAATCGATTTGATCGCAGATCGTTTCAAAGACATTCTAGAAACGCTTGGGCTCGATATCGAAGATGACTCGCTCACTCGCACACCTTACCGAATTGCCAAAATGTATGTTGAAGAGGTCTTTTCAGGGTTAGATGAGAAAAACTTCCCCTCTATCAGCTTCTTTAAGGATGAGCTTCATCATGAACATAAAGCTAATATGGTTTTTGTAAAAGTTGGCTTTACAAGCTTTTGTGAACATCACTTCGTTCCCATGACCGGCTTTGCCTATGTCGCCTATGTTCCAGAAAGCGAATTAATCGGCTTATCTAAAATCCCCCGCATCGTGCGCTATTTTGCTAGGCGCCCGCAAGTACAGGAAAGGCTGACAGCTCAGATAGCAGACTCCCTAGCCCTTCTTTTGAATACAGATAATGTGGCAGTCTCAATCACTGCCCGGCATTCTTGTGTCATCGCAAGAGGCATTCAAGATGAATGCAGCCATACAATCACCAATGTCTTGAGAGGCCAGTTTGGAATCAATGCCAATTTAAGGAGAGAGTTTTTTGAAGGGATCAATCGAAGGGATCTGGATTAA